CTGTTCGCCGCCCCTGTCCTCACCGGCCTGCAGCGGACCTACCCGCGCTGCCGCGTCGGCGTCCTCGTGCAAGAGGATGCGAGCGAGCTGATCCGCCACCACCCGCACGTGCACGACATGCTCCTCTACCGCCCCGGGCAGATGCGTCTCGCCCATCCGGCCTTCTTCCGTCTGGTGCGCCAGCTGCGCCGGCGCGCCTACGACATGATCATCCACATGGGGGAGTCGCCCCCGCCGTCGCACGAGGTCTTGGGCTACCTGAGCGGCGCCCCGGTGCGTCTCGGGCCAGCACGGGAACGAAGCTATCCCTACGTGAACTGCGAGCTGCGCTGGAACCCGGAGAAATCGGGTTACGAGGGCCGGCGTCTGGCGGAAGTGTGCGGGCTCCTCGGGGTGCAGCCGGAGGAAGACCTGCGCACCGCCGTGCTCACCGAGCAGGACCTGCGTTTCGCCCGGCAGCTCGTGCACTTCCGCAAGCCCCGGGCCGACCAGCTCCTCATCGGCGTCGATCCGGGGAAGGGCAAAGCCAACACCCGCGTCTTGGATCGGACCCTCGCCTACCTCTTGCACGCGATCTACCAGCGCTACCGCTCCAAGGTCATCGTTCTCGCCACCCCGGAGGAAGACGAAGCGGCGCAGCGCTTCGAGCAAGGACTGCAGTGCGAGCGCATCGAGCTGCCGCGGCACAACGTGAAGGACGTCGTGGCGCTGCTTTCCCAGTGCGACCTCTTCCTCGCCGGCAACACCAACCTGCTGCATTTCGCCGTCGCCTTCGGCGTCCCCACCCTCGGGCTCTTCACCGAGCGAGACGACCCGCGCTGGACGCCTCCCGAGGCCGGGCATTTCTCCGTCCTCCAGGGCCAGCGGGGGACGCGGCTCTCCCTCGAGACCTTCCTCGCCCAGGTGGAGCGCCTGCTCTCCCTTCCTGCCCGGCGCTGAGCCCGAGGCCATGGGGGGGAAGGGGCCCCAACCCGGCGCTGCCTCTCAAGGCCCGGCGGCCGAAACCCCTGGCTCCGCTCGGGGCCGGAGGCTATCCTGGCTTCGATGTCGACCTCCCTCCGGCTCCTCGGAGCCCTCCGACCCTACTGGAAGAGCCTGACGCTGACCGCTTGTTGCATCGGCGTTTACGCCCTCCTTTCCGGGGTCTCGGTGCTGGCGGTTTCGCCCTTCGTCCGCATCCTCCTGGAGCACCCGGCCCAGCCGCCCGCCGGGGTGAGTGCTCCGGCCGCTCCAGGAAGCTTGCCGGGCTTGCCGGCGACGGGGCAGGCGCTCCTCGGCGCCCTGCGGCACCGCGCCGAAGCTTTCCTCCTGGCGGGAGACCGGGTGCACGCCCTCGGGCGCTTCTGCCTCGTGCTCCTCGGTCTCTTCTTGCTCAAGAACTTCTTCCACTACGCCCAGACCTATCTGACCAATCAT
The window above is part of the Candidatus Krumholzibacteriia bacterium genome. Proteins encoded here:
- a CDS encoding glycosyltransferase family 9 protein, translating into MLFVQSGDLTDLLFAAPVLTGLQRTYPRCRVGVLVQEDASELIRHHPHVHDMLLYRPGQMRLAHPAFFRLVRQLRRRAYDMIIHMGESPPPSHEVLGYLSGAPVRLGPARERSYPYVNCELRWNPEKSGYEGRRLAEVCGLLGVQPEEDLRTAVLTEQDLRFARQLVHFRKPRADQLLIGVDPGKGKANTRVLDRTLAYLLHAIYQRYRSKVIVLATPEEDEAAQRFEQGLQCERIELPRHNVKDVVALLSQCDLFLAGNTNLLHFAVAFGVPTLGLFTERDDPRWTPPEAGHFSVLQGQRGTRLSLETFLAQVERLLSLPARR